Part of the Malaclemys terrapin pileata isolate rMalTer1 chromosome 17, rMalTer1.hap1, whole genome shotgun sequence genome, TAAGTGCAGGCTGAGAGTCCATTTCCATGCCACCAACACTGGCAGCCCTAGTCTCATTTCACACCAGCTTTCTCCAAGTCCTCTGGCAGGATGCGGCCCTTCTTCCGGGCCTTGTCCTTCCTGCGCTCCACCTTGGCCACCTTCTTCTTCTGGATGTTCTTACGCCGCTTGTCCTGCCGCTGTTGCATCTTCTCTACCACATTCTCTGTCCTCTTCTCCCACTGCTTCTGGCGCTGGGCCTTGCGCTtctccttgcgcttcagggcagccTTCAGACGTTCCTCGTCATCGCGGATCTTGACGCCTTCTGCTTTGTAAAGGACGTTGgtccatttcattttattttccagcTCCTGGGCTTTCTTTTGGTCCTTGTCCTTCAGCTCCTCCAGTTTGCTCTTCCGGGCTTCCAGCCTGCTCAGCAGCTGCTTGTAGTTCTTGCCAGTCAGAGGGGTAAGGTTACCCTTcactctcttcctcttctctttcttcttctctgtcttgctcagctcctcctcctcacagACTCTGACCTGGTTGAAGATGATCCCAACCTTGCTCTCCTCTTTTGCTTGCTGCGGCTCCACAGCTGCAGCTGCCTCCTGGGCTCCCTTCTTCTCCATTTTCTCCTTCATCTTCAGCTCCTTTTTTCGGCGCCTCTTTCTCTCCTTCTCATACTTCCTTCGGCGCCTCTTCTCCAGCACAGCTGGTGATAGCTCTTTAGTGCCACCCTAAAGGAAAGgccagaagaggaagagaggctGTAAAGGGGTTGTACAGAATTTAGATATTACAGCTGAGATGACCACAACTCCCTTGATTTGCATTTCCCATAAGTGCCTTAAACATTTACCATCTATCGCAGGACCATCTAAGGTTAGAAGTtatgggcctgactttcagaggtgctgagcacccagaactcCAACTCCAGCTGTACATCCCAAATCTCAGCCTTCTGGGAGTCTCCTAACCTTCATTCTGCATACATTTGTGAACGAGCTTCTCCCTTACTGTACCTGGCCTCAGACTCCATGGAGTCCACAGACCTTGGGGTTTCCTCAGCCCTTGATTCTGGCGCTGTTTTACCTCTCATGAGATTCCCAccacagtgctcctcctctgGTCGGGTGGATGTTCTCCTCCAAGACTGGCCTGTATGAACTGGCTATTAAAGAGGTCTATCTAGTTTCTCTAGTCACTCTGGGCCATACACCACCCTCAACTCATGCACAAAACCCTGAATGACATCAATAGGAGTGTCCCCCAGGAGACAGCCCCAAACACATCACCTTCAATGAGAATGAATTCCCTTCACAGGTCACTTAGCGAGCTCTGGATATTGCAGGTTGGCCACCCAGTCCCTGTCTCCCAGCAACAAGCTgcactgtggggagagagacgACGACGACCAACCAACCTATCCAATGAATGGCTAATGCCCTTACCTGACCAGAGACTTCTTGTATCTTCTCATGTAACCTCTGACGCAAGATATTCACGGCAGAAAATGAACCCGGATCACTTTTTCCACCTGGTAAGAAAAGGTGGGAGAATGAAGTAATTCACTTAGAATAAGGCACTAGCCACATAGGTAAGATCTTTGACAGTTTCCAGTGGGACCCAGGAAGGAAATGCAAAACACACTTTCCTCAGAAaattgcatggtgtcaagtatcagggggtagccgtgttagtctgtatccacaaaaacaacaaggagtccggtggcaccttaaaaactaaacagatttatttgggcataagctttcgtgggtaaaaaaataacacttcttcagatgcaa contains:
- the SURF6 gene encoding surfeit locus protein 6, giving the protein MASLATKDSYLQNLAKKICVQQVQEPRKRTFASKRAGSGEASSQPQKKKRKKPRKQAEKADAPPATQAVPNLNIPTPAEQTAPNGSRAAPTGTAVSKSENRTTGGKSDPGSFSAVNILRQRLHEKIQEVSGQGGTKELSPAVLEKRRRRKYEKERKRRRKKELKMKEKMEKKGAQEAAAAVEPQQAKEESKVGIIFNQVRVCEEEELSKTEKKKEKRKRVKGNLTPLTGKNYKQLLSRLEARKSKLEELKDKDQKKAQELENKMKWTNVLYKAEGVKIRDDEERLKAALKRKEKRKAQRQKQWEKRTENVVEKMQQRQDKRRKNIQKKKVAKVERRKDKARKKGRILPEDLEKAGVK